In Cloacibacterium caeni, a single window of DNA contains:
- a CDS encoding AMP-dependent synthetase/ligase → MSVTRLFDFAHHALYKFPKEDALVTKYNGVWTKTSTKEYVSQGNKISRGLLKLGIKPGDKIGLISTNNRTEWHIMDLGILQIGAIDVPVYPTISVEDYIYIFNNAEIKYVFVSDKDLYEKLLQVKPQVESLKGIFTFDEIPGAANWKEVLDLGENEDNQQEVEDIAKTIQPDDLATLIYTSGTTGRPKGVMLTHKNIVANVTACAPIITDVTKGLDELKSLSFLPICHIFERMLYYLYVSNGFSIYFAESIDKVGENVKEVKPQIMTVVPRLIEKVYDKIVDKGAAAGGLKTKIFYWALSLLENYDMKKPKSLKHRIADKLVFSKWREGLGGNIITLVSGSAALSTKLNRSFQGAGIPILEGYGLTETSPVIAVNSFERVKIGTVGHVLDNLDVKIQADGEITVKGPSVFQGYYKDEEKTKEAFTEDGYFMTGDIGHIDAEGFLHITDRKKEMFKTSGGKYVAPQVLENLAKGSKFIEQIMVVGDGEKMPCALVQPDYAFAKLWAERKHLKIGKTPEEMANSPELKARIMKDINLLNATLGKWEQIKKIELTPTLWTIEDGLLTPTMKLKRKAVKEKFFNLYEKLYDRA, encoded by the coding sequence ATGTCAGTTACAAGATTGTTTGACTTTGCTCATCATGCGCTATACAAGTTCCCAAAAGAGGATGCTTTGGTGACCAAATATAATGGAGTTTGGACAAAAACTTCTACAAAAGAATACGTAAGTCAAGGAAACAAAATTTCCAGAGGACTGTTAAAATTAGGGATTAAACCGGGAGATAAAATCGGGCTAATTTCTACCAATAACCGCACAGAATGGCACATTATGGATTTGGGAATTTTGCAAATTGGTGCAATAGATGTTCCGGTATATCCTACCATTTCTGTAGAAGATTATATCTATATCTTTAATAATGCGGAAATAAAATATGTTTTTGTTTCAGATAAAGATTTGTACGAAAAATTACTTCAAGTAAAACCTCAGGTAGAAAGTTTGAAAGGAATTTTTACCTTTGATGAAATTCCTGGAGCTGCAAACTGGAAGGAAGTACTCGATTTGGGAGAAAATGAAGACAATCAACAAGAAGTAGAAGACATTGCTAAAACGATTCAACCAGATGATTTAGCGACTTTAATTTATACTTCTGGAACTACTGGTAGACCAAAAGGCGTAATGCTAACTCATAAAAATATTGTAGCAAACGTTACAGCTTGTGCACCTATAATTACAGATGTAACCAAAGGATTAGATGAGCTGAAAAGTTTAAGCTTTCTCCCTATTTGTCATATTTTTGAAAGAATGTTGTACTATCTTTATGTAAGCAATGGTTTCTCTATCTATTTTGCAGAAAGTATAGATAAAGTAGGTGAAAACGTAAAAGAGGTAAAGCCTCAGATTATGACTGTTGTGCCACGTTTGATAGAAAAAGTGTACGACAAAATTGTAGACAAAGGAGCTGCAGCTGGTGGTTTAAAAACCAAAATTTTCTATTGGGCATTGTCATTGCTTGAAAATTATGACATGAAGAAACCTAAATCTCTAAAACACAGAATTGCAGATAAATTAGTGTTCTCTAAATGGAGAGAAGGTTTAGGCGGCAATATTATCACTTTAGTAAGTGGTTCTGCTGCTCTGTCTACCAAACTGAATAGAAGTTTCCAAGGTGCGGGAATTCCTATTTTAGAAGGATATGGGCTTACCGAAACTTCACCAGTAATTGCGGTAAACTCTTTCGAAAGAGTGAAAATAGGAACCGTAGGTCATGTTTTAGATAATTTAGATGTAAAAATCCAAGCAGATGGAGAAATCACCGTAAAAGGACCTTCTGTTTTCCAAGGATATTATAAAGACGAGGAAAAAACCAAAGAAGCATTTACAGAAGATGGTTACTTTATGACGGGAGACATCGGTCATATAGATGCAGAAGGTTTCTTACACATTACAGACCGTAAAAAAGAAATGTTCAAAACTTCTGGAGGTAAATATGTTGCGCCTCAGGTTTTAGAAAATTTAGCGAAAGGTTCTAAATTTATCGAACAAATTATGGTAGTAGGTGACGGCGAAAAAATGCCGTGCGCATTAGTACAGCCAGACTATGCATTTGCAAAACTTTGGGCAGAGAGAAAACATCTTAAAATAGGTAAAACTCCAGAAGAAATGGCGAATTCTCCTGAGCTAAAAGCAAGAATTATGAAAGATATTAATTTGCTGAATGCTACTTTAGGAAAATGGGAGCAAATCAAGAAAATAGAGCTTACTCCTACGCTCTGGACGATTGAAGATGGATTGCTTACTCCAACAATGAAATTAAAACGTAAAGCAGTAAAAGAAAAATTCTTCAATCTTTACGAAAAATTATACGACAGAGCATAA